From the Hordeum vulgare subsp. vulgare chromosome 1H, MorexV3_pseudomolecules_assembly, whole genome shotgun sequence genome, the window atatttctagtaggaggtgatgtcgcaaacttactcataactgaaggtgaatcaagtgcagagctagatggcaattccttacctcccctcgtagttgagggcaagactttggtcttcggatccttcagattcttcatagtgatcagcagatataaatcccaagtgactcagagaatatagcaatacctccctggcaacggcgccagaaaaatgctgattgcaatctctcgcgatggctagacgaatgctgatgacaacaaaccttcccttgcaacgacaccagaagaatgctgctagcactccccgacaacagaactagaagaatgttgttgatggcccaccagcgcgtgggttcgcagcagtttttgagggtagagtattcaacccaaatttgttgatcgcctataggaagtgagagaatactctcgagtattagcagctgaatttgtcagattcaaccacacctgaaagattagtatctgcaagcacaaaagtaacagcaaagtaatatgataacaacggtgttagaaacgatctgttgatggcagactattcctaacgattgtatcaatggcgcctccgttgccgcattgacggaagttgtcagttcccgtcaacgtccagtgaaccaaaattgtagcaggtagcagcagtgtaacgagtaacagcagtggcaaggaacatcagtagtgacattagtagcaagtagcaacagtagcaagcgacaataatagcaacagtagtagcagcagcaacagagcaagacaagtaacaacattagcgacactagtagcagcagcaacagagcaagacaagtaaaaacagtaggacaaactcgtaggcaatgggtcggtgatttgtttggatgatattcatcatgcaacagctataacacagagagatatgtggctagctcccgttcgtcaatgtgatgtaggcatgcattccgtgtgtcgtcatacatgcttagggaaaagaacttgcatgacatctattgtccatccctcccgtggcagcggggtccaaaaggaaactacgggatattaaggttctccttttaataaagaactggaccaacgcattagcacttggtgaagacatgaactcctcaaactatggtcatcattgggagtggttccggttattgtcactccggggttgccggatcataacacatagtaggtaactacaacttgcaagatcggatctagaacacacatatattggtgacaacataataatttcagatctgaaatcatggcactcgggccctagtgacaagcattaagcatggcaaagtagtagcaacatcaatctcaaaacatagtggataatagggatcaatccccatcaaaactaactcgattacatgatagatctcatcctactcatcacctcccagcgagcctacgaatagattactcacgaacgacgaagagcttcatggaattggagagggaagaaggttgatgatgacgatggcgatgatttcccctctccggagcccaagacggactccagatctgccctccagatgaagaacaggtggtggaggcgcctctgtatcgtaaacgcgacgaaaacttctcttttttattttttctgggatgaaaggggtcttatagagctggaattgggggcggtagagccgtgtgggccccacaagcctgcccaccgccaccaaggggtggtggcggagccagggcttgtggcccactggcccaccccctgaggtggaacttggcgcatatatttttcttattttcgaaaaccgctcctcgtaaattttcaggacgtttggagaactttgatttctgcacaaaaataacaccaaggcaattctgctgaaaacagcgtcagtccaggttagttccattcaaatcatgcaaattagagtccaaaacaagggcaaaagagtttggaaaagtagatacgatggagacgtatcactcacttacaccggaggaatgccttgtgtgtataaaatgtcacaacgtaactggctgactataaaggtgctctacaggtatctcctaaggtgtctgttgagttagcatggatcaagactcggatttgtcactctgtatgacggagaggtatctcggggcccactcagcaatacaacatcacaaacaagccttgcaagcaatgtgactaaagagttagccacgatatcttgtattacggaacgagtaaagagacttgccggtaaggagattgaaataggtatggagataccgatgattgaatcccgggcaagtaacataccgaaggacaaagggaatgttgtacaggattaactgaatccttgacatagaggttcaaccgataagatcttcgtagaatatgtaggatccaatatgggcatccagatcccactattggatattgaccagagagtgtctcggtcatgtctacatagttctcgaattattgatcccactattggatattgaccagagagtgacatttcagtatacttgaattattgatgttggtaaccgaaggttgtttcgagtcccggatgagatctcggacatcatgagggtttccggaatggtcgggagacgagattgatatatagggagtatccatttggcttccggaaggttttcgaacattactggtaaagtaccgggagtgacgaatgggttccggagttctactgGTAGGGTCCACCCACCctggagagaaccaaagaggtccaagggtggcgcaccatcccttagtgggctggtggccagcccaaggaaGCCTATTTCAACCAAgggagaaaaaggaaaggaggtTGGGACAAAACCGAATTAGGAAGGAtgactccttccaagttgtattggaggaggactcctcctccacctcttggcTCGGTcgaaccctagggccttgccctagggcaccacccctcccctccctcctatatatagtggaggcgaGAGAagcttttggcacctcaagccaaggcacgtccctctctccctccaccacttcgtgacaccccatagctagttcggtacggtatggtgaagccctaccggagtagctccaccaccatcaccgccacgctgtCATGCTgttggagaattcagctacctcttcgtctctcatgttggattaagaaggcggagatcttcatcgagctgcacgtgtgttgaacgcggaggtgccgtccgttcggcgctagatcgggacgaagttcgtgggacgcttgcgattcggatcgtgaagacgttcgattacatcaaccgcgtttcttaacgcttcccgcttagcgatctacaagggtatgtggatctgatctcccctctcgtagatgatcatcaccatggataggtcttgctgtgcataggaattttttggtttcctatgcaacgtttcccaacaattATTTGGTTAAGTGTGCAACTCACAAAAACAATGGGGTAGTTAATACATAGTTTACTTATCTGTTCAATGATTGGGTTAACAAAGGGGCCTTAATGGAAATTAACATTGCTAATAGAAGTTATACCTCGAGTAACAACCAAGAGGACCCTTTTTTGCTGCAATTGCTCGTGTCTTTGCATCTGTCACATGGGATGCTCACTACCCCATGTCAATTCTGACAACTCTTCCTAGGGTGGGTAGTGATCACATCCTACTGATAATTGATACAGGGGCTTGGAGGATTACCTCCTTGAAACCTTTTTGCTTCAACAAATGCTGGCTTGACCACCCTAATTTTAGAAAACTACTTGCGGACATTTGGAACACTTATGTTCCTGGTAATAGTGATATTAACATTTGGATGAATAAAACTAGGCTTCTTCGTAAGAAGATTAAGGGCTGGAGTATTAAGATTGAGGCGGGGATTAAGAATAAGAAAAATGAACTTTTACTGGAGTTTAACATTCTTGATGTGTTTTCGAAAAAATCAGCTTGATGTGAGGGACAAAGTTAGGCTGACTGAAATTAAAAAAGAGATTGCATAGATATGgcaacaggatgtggcagcgatCAAGAGGCCTAGAATTAATGATGGAGATAAGAACAACACTTATTTCTATGCCTTGACATAGAAGGAACCATCTTTCGGAGTTCATTGGTGATGATGGGTTAGTTCATACTACTAAAGAAATGCTAGAACTAGCCACTTTTTTATATAAAAAATTGTTTGGCTTTGAACATAAACATAATATTACCCTCGGACCTTCCTCATGGAAGGAACAAGATATGGTTACTAATGTGGAAAATGAACTTCTTCAAAGCAATTTTTCTGAATAAGAGATTAAGGATGCCATCTTTGGGTCCTACGCCCATAAGGTACCTGACTGAGATAGGCTTTCCTTCTTGTTTTACCAGACCTTGTGAGAAGTTATTAAATATGATTTTATGGCTCTAGTTAGGGACTTCGAAGCTGGTACTTTAGACCTACATAGAATGAACCTTGCTTTAATTGTGCTTATTTCTAAGAAGCTCATGCAAAAGATATGAAAAAATTTAGACCTGTCAGTTTGAGCAATCGtggtatgattttttttctaaagCCATGACTAATAGGGTTTCCCCTATTGGACATAGATTTATTTCTTTGAATCAAACAACCTTTATTAAAAGTAGATTTATTTTGGAGAGTGTGGTTATGGCTCATGATGTCATCCATGAGGTAAAAAAAGTCAGGTACTCGGGGTTTGATCCTAAAACTTGATTACGAAAAAACATATGATAGAGTTAGTTGGAAATTTTATTTGACGTGCTCCATCTAGAGGGTTTGGTCCCAAGTGGATATCCTGGATTAAAAAATTTATGGTCAATAACACTTCTAGTGTGAAGATTAATGACACTCTAGGTCCCCACTTTGGGGAGGAGAAGATCCCAAACAAGTGGATCCATCTTATCCTATCTTATTTAATATGGCAACTGATGTTTTCACTAACATGCTTCAAAAAGCAACAATCCAAGGCTTGGTTGTGGGGCTTCTGTCTCAAGTTATTCCACGGGGGTGTGGTTAGTCTGCAGTATGCAAATGATACTATCCTATTCGCGGAGAATTCAGTGGACAAGGCTAGGAACTTTAAATTGTTGATATCCCGTTTTGAAAACCACGCAAGGATGAAAATAACCTTCCATAAAAGTGATCTTATGACCATTAATACCGAAGAGAATATTGCCATAGAATTTGCccagatcttttattgtaagctgGGTTATTTCcctatcaaatacctaggagtgcctttgcactacgacAAACTTAAAATAGAGGACCTACAACCTATTATTGATAGGATTATTAAATGCATGTCTAGTTGGGTGGGGAGATATCTCACATATAAGGGAAGAGTATTTTGCTGTGTGCTTGCATTATTAGCATACATGCTTACCTTATGGCCATGATGAAATTTCCCAAATGAGGTATTAATGCAATTAACTCGCAAACGAACCATTTCTTTTGGGGGAACATGGGTGACCAGCATAAATATCATCTGGCTAACTCGGGTATGATCTCTAAAAAAAAGGAATTCAGAGGTTTGGGCATTCATAGTCTCAAAGAGCTTAACATGGCATCACTCGCCTCATGGGGTAAACGGTATTATGATGGCTCTCACAAAGATTGGAAGAATATTATTTCGTATAATTACAATGTGAATTCCCCCAACATATTTTGGGCCACGGAGAGGGAGGCTCGACCTTTTGGAAGAGTATTATGTGGGCTTTAGCTGCGACCAAAACTTTTTACAAGTGGAAATTGGGTAATGGAGAACCAATTAGTTTCTGGTATGATACCTCGGAAGGGGATTGTTCCCTCAAGGTGCAATTCTAGGATCTGTTCAAGATATGTAATCAACCAGACTATACCGTAACATAGGTGTGGGATGAGTCTACTTTAGGTTGACCTTTAGGAGATGTGTAGATCGAGCTGGGTTGGAAACTTAGAAGCATCTAATTGAGTTGGTTTGTTAGTTCCCTCTTCTAGATGAAACCGATACGCCTATTTGGATGCTACAATCTAGTGGTGTTTATTCAGTCAAATATTTCTATGCTAAAATTAACTTTGGTGGTATAGTTTGTGCTATTGGTAACAAATTATGGAAAGTTGTTTTCCCACAAAAAGTCCATGTTTTTCCGTGGCTATGTGTGTATAATAAGGTGCTCACGCGAGATAATTTGGCAAAACGTAGACCGATTGAGGATTCAACCTGTTTATTTTGTGGGGAGGATGAATCTACCCAACATCTTCCTTTTTTATTGTGTGGTTGCTCAACAGTTGTGGGGCTTTTCCTCTGAATTCTTTGTAATTGGTAAACTTAGTGGCTTTGAGGATATTGTTGCCTTATGGCATAACTCAAAAGGAAATCTCGTGCTTAATTTGGTTGTTGTTGCCTCCTTGTGGATCATCTTGAAACTGAGGAATGAATTTTGTTTTCAGGGGTGTACATGGAGAAGTATCAAATGCATTATTGCCAAATTGAAGGTCTATCTAAACCAGTGCAAAATTCTCTGcgttgatgcacaagtagtgctCGTACAGCGGTGCATCCGTCTATTGGACAAGCGGCATGGGGGGGTATTGTGGATTGCTTGGAGATGAAGTCAGAGTTCCCATGGAGCACTCGCTGGTTGTAATTGAAGTTAAATTTAGTGTTAAAGAAACTTCTACTCTCAATTTACTCATGTCTTTAATAGTTGTAAGGCCATGAGGCCATACTCTTCTCCAGCTACAAACCTATTGTTGGACCCGTTGCTTCATTTTATAAGAATGGGGGCAAAGGGGAAACccctttcattcaaaaaaaaggaAACATAAAAATATGATTAAAATGAAGAAAACTCTCAAAAAAATAGACGAGAGAAATCCTTGATGgaacaaaataccgaatgaaaaaGTGGAAAGAAACCAAAAAGAGTAGGAGAAAAGTAGCGAACAACAACCAACGACCAACCAACGACCGAATGTGCGCCCTCGAGTGAATGCTAAGCAACGTGGCTCCGTTTTTAAGTATAAGTCTTTTTCAAGATTGCATTATGAGCATATacaaatgtatataaacatattttaaaatgtaaaTTTATTCATTTTAATTCGTATTTAGTTTGTAATgagatttaaaaaaaattatatttagaacggagggagtattatacacAACACATAGTAGCCTCAGACGAGACATAAGCTAGTCTCGCGTGAAGCGCGATATAGATCTCGTGGAACACAAAATAGCTTTAGGCTAGACAGAAGCTAGTCTGAGGTGAAGCGAGAGGTACCTCCTATGTGGCGCCTTCAGCGCCAGTTAGGGGAACCGACGCCTGCAGCGCTCCTCCTCATGGGTGGGTCCATGTAGATTGCTTTGGtcattaattttttttaaaaaatcataCAATTTCAAAAAGTTTAATTTGTGAAAAAAGTTCAATGATTATGAAAAAGCGTTCACCGATTTTTGaaatatgttcatgaattttcaaaaagttcacaaaattcgagaaaaaatcatcgaTTTTGGAAAATAGTTCATCCATTTTTTAAaacagttcattgattttgaaaaaagttcaggaATTTGGAATTATGTTCACAAAATTtaaaaaagttcaccgatttgaaaaaaaaacatcatcaattttcaaaaaagttcatcaacttcaacaaagttcatcaatttgaaaaaaagttcacacACTAAACACACAGAAAGGATTCTTTAGATGAGCTGATCGATTTCGTAGCGCTGCAGGCGCTGGATAGCAAAATTTGCGTGTAACCGACCCGTGTGGTGCTAAATAGGGTTTGCCGAAGTGAGATATAGCTCTCTTGAGCAAATAGGATCTGCCGTGCGCAAAACCGAGTGCCTCTCATAAAGGCCCACGGCGACGGTCCATTAGGCTGACATTACATGGGCCGGACGAATATTGACCCAGCACGAATATTGGCGCCGCCGTaccttcctttcttctccccCAATCCAACAAACCCCAACTCCTCAAAATACCCAAACCGAAGCGCAGAAAAAAACTCGAAGCACAGGAACACGAAGCAAGCTCCCCCCCTCCTCCTCGTCTCCGACTCACTCAGGATCCGAGATCAGGTACGACCCCGGCCCCGTTTCCGCCGCCATTCGACGCCCGGTACGTGCGCTTCTGCGAGATCAGTTCGCCCTCGCGCCGCCAGAAATAAATCCCCGCGGGAAGAGTTTCTAGGGTTTCCGCGGTCGCGATTTCTCCTCCCTATTAGTCTCGTTTCGGACCCGTTGCTCGCTAGATCGGGGTTGGCTGTGGCGGTAGTCTGAAACCGAGGCCAGGGGAGTGGGGATACGGCGCGGGTCGCGGTTGATTCGGTGGGACTGGTTCGGCGCGATCTTGATTCGTTTTCTGTCTGGTGGTGTGCGTAGCCGCAGGATGGCCGGATCGATGGAACTCCCTACCAAGGGCGGCTTCAGCTTCGACCTGTGCCGCAGGAACGCCATGCTGGAGAAGACGGGCCACAAGATGCCCGGGTTCAGGAAGACCGGGACTACCATCGTCGGTCTCGTGTTTACGGTGAGGCACTGCTCGTCTTCACTTACTCGCTTTCGGTGCTTTGTGCCCCATGATTAACGGTTGAGTTACAAAAACTATATGTATTGGTGGAAACAGAGGGGCAGTTTAGTATCTCATGTTACCAGCTACAGCTTAAGATTTTCTTGAGGACAACACTCTTTGTAAATTAGACAGACACTTGGAGAAATTCCTTCGAATTATCTCTTTACCTTATGTTGCAGCACATACCAATATTCGGTCCACGTCAAATATTTCGTTTTTAGGGTAATGTGAGTATGTTTTGACAAAAAGTAATGGAAGCTTGCATGCCAATCTCTTGTTTATAAAACTCTGACACTCCAGTAGTTCTTAGTAACTGACAATGGATGGAGAATCAAGCCATCTGGTTTCAATCTGGCATCATTTTGTGGTTTCCATGAATAAATTACAGAAAATAAAGGGTTGATGAACCATGTTTTCTATCTAGGATGGAGTTGTTCTTGGGGCAGACACAAGGGCGACCGAGGGTCCTATAGTTGCTGATAAGAACTGCGAGAAAATTCATTTTATGGCACCAAACATATATTGCTGTGGTGCTGGAACTGCTGCTGACACAGAGGCTGTGACAGGTAAGAAAGAAGTTACTAACTGTAAGAAGCCAAATTAATCTTCATATGTTTCCTTGTATTTTTCTCTGAATCTATCACACAAACATCATGATATGTTCTTTTACTCCAGATATGGTCAGCTCCCAGCTACAACTTCACCGTTATGCTACTAGCCGTGAGTCAAGAGTTGTAACCGCTCTTACACTACTGAAGACCCACCTTTTTAACTACCAAGGTCATGTCAGTGCTGCTCTTGTTCTTGGCGGAGTAGATGTCACTGGACCACATCTACACACTGTGAGTAACTGTGTATAATTGTTTGATTGTTGTAATAAAACAAATTCAGGCTAGTTATAATAACTTCTGCATCCCCAGGTTTATCCGCATGGCTCCACCGATACTCTTCCTTTTGCCACGATGGGTTCTGGATCCCTTGCTGCGATGTCAGTGTTTGAGTTGAAGTACAGAGAAGGCCTCACAGTAAGTGAACAAACGCAACAGTGACTGCATTTGACTGTGGATATCTTAGTATTGCATGGGTGGTGACTTTGCTTTAGCAGATCACAGTGCTTGTTCTTTGTGTATCATTTTTTTAATGATATGTACTAACCGATTACTTTTATCCTGCAGAGGGAGGAGGGAATTGCACTTGTAGCCGAGGCAATCCGTGCTGGTATCTTCAATGACTTGGGAAGTGGCAGCAACGTGGATGTTTGTGTGATAACCAAGGTATGTAATTATGTAACTTTTCTGTTACCTGAGATGACAAACACTATTACAAGTGTTTGCAAACACGGCCAAAAATGTTTGATGTTTATATAATGAGCTTCCAACCCGTTTCCTGTTTGGTCCTTCATTGCACATAACTGGCATATATTTCTCATTGTAAATTCTAGTAAGTGAAGTGCTCAACATAATTATCTATGCCACTGCATTGTTTCTTCTACCGTGTGTTGGAGTTTTTGGGAAAATTACACGATGCCAGCTTATGTAACTAGCAGGGGATACACAATCAAGGGCAGGTGTTGCTGCCTATGATATTCAGAAAGTGCTAGTTGAATGAATTAGCATTCATTGAAGTGCTGGAAGATACTATTGTTATTTTAGTTCGAACTGACAGTGTGCATTTTTTAGCCTCACTGCTTTGCTAATCTAGTTTCTTGTTGATAATTTCAGGGGAATACAGAGTACTTGAGAAACCACGAGTTACCAAACCCGAGGACTTTTGTCAGTTCAAAGGGATACAGCTTCAACAAGGGGCATACCGGTAAGTGACTTATTAATGTCCCAGGCTACATACATAGTGATACTCGAGCATTGTGAAATTTGATATCCCTTGTCTTGTTTGCAGAGGTATTGTCTACAAAGATCACGCAGCTGAAGCTGAAGCCAGAGGTAGCTGATGGTGATGCAATGGAAGAGTGATCTTGTGTGCTTACATTCAGACAAGCAGTCATGCTAAGAATTTGCGccatttcttcttttttctcagtGCTTGTTCTAGAACAGAAAAATGGATGTATTTTGTTGTACTTGCTGAATTTAATGCAGACCCTTATGTTAAACTGTCTCTGGGCTCTTGGTGTTATCGTCTATGAATCTAAAATTTATGTTCATGATTAAATATGGCAACCAAAAGATGTGATATGTTTGTTTCTTAACTTGATTTCAAATCGCCAAGTAA encodes:
- the LOC123427301 gene encoding proteasome subunit beta type-7-B-like; amino-acid sequence: MAGSMELPTKGGFSFDLCRRNAMLEKTGHKMPGFRKTGTTIVGLVFTDGVVLGADTRATEGPIVADKNCEKIHFMAPNIYCCGAGTAADTEAVTDMVSSQLQLHRYATSRESRVVTALTLLKTHLFNYQGHVSAALVLGGVDVTGPHLHTVYPHGSTDTLPFATMGSGSLAAMSVFELKYREGLTREEGIALVAEAIRAGIFNDLGSGSNVDVCVITKGNTEYLRNHELPNPRTFVSSKGYSFNKGHTEVLSTKITQLKLKPEVADGDAMEE